GATGTAAGCCGCAAAAGATACATCTTTTCCCAAAAATCTTGTAGATGAAATAAGATGCAAAATTAGCAGCACAAAGAAAAATATTCCTATAATGCTAAATACCCTTTTTAAAGGTACTTGCAATGTATAGCCTTTAAATAGGATGAAACCGAATGAAAAAATAGTAATAAATAACGCATAATGAGAAAACCCAAATATCCCCATTATGAAATTTTTTATATATTTTGCACCAATGGGTGCCAAAAAAGAATCAAAAACTGTGAAAAATAAAATAACCGCTGACAAAATCATCAGCGCCAATCCATAAATTTCATTCCCCTTTTTTGAGTAGCTGTGTTCTTTTTTCAAAAAGGACTCCTATCTAAAAATCGTAAAAATTGATTGAATTTTTGTTAATTAATTATAACATAAGACTACTTCTAAGACAATGGGTTATAAGTTCGTAATTTTGATACTTAAAATTAAGATATCAAAAATCCGACAATTTATATAATATTAATCACCGATTTAACAGAACATCCCACCAATTCACCAAATGCTTGAGTTATAAAATGAATAAGTTTTTTAGCAGCTGATTCTTCAATTTTGATGGTTGCAAGTTTTTCATAATCCGAATTGTCAATGAATTTCAAATTGTTTATAAGGTTAAGGCTGACCGGAGGTGCATCTATGTCCTTACATAAAGGGCACAACAAACCTCCTCTTAATGGAGAAAAAAATGGTCTAGACACACTTGCATGACAGGAAGAGCAATTACTAAAATTCATTTTATAACCGATCAATTCAAGAGTTCTTATTATAAATTTTACAGCAATCACATTAGCGTTGGTATCACCGTAGGTCAATTCTTTCAAAGCCTTAAGACTTTCAATAAACAGTCTTTCATTAGGCTGACCTTCTTGTGTTGCCATATCTATGATTTCCAAAACTACACATCCAGCCAAAAATCTATCTACATCATAAGCTAAGTCGTAAAATGATTCTGTAAGAGTGCAGTTTGCTGTTATATAGTTATTGCCACGTTCAATTAAAATAAACTCACCAAAACAAAAAGGCTGAGCAGCCATTTTCATTTTGGCAGACGGTTTTTTAACGCCTCTAAATACTGAACTTAGCTTGCCCCTTTCCAATGTAAAAATATTGGCTGTTTTGTCGTTTTCTTTATAATCTTTTGTATTTAATACAAGCCCTGTTAGTTTTATGTTATCTTCCATATCAAAATTATACCACAAATATAAATTGCATCATAATTATATTAATTTACATAATATACATTTTTTTGAGCATACTAAAACTATAAAAAAATAGGAGGTTTAATTATATGTTTTTTGGAGATGATTTGACAGGTATGTCATGGAACTTGTTTACTTCAACAGGACAAATTGGTTATTACCTGTTATTTAAAAGACTAAGCGAACAAAACGATATTATCGACGGCGTCAACCCTCCGAGCAAAAGAACTCTATTAGATTAACATAAAATTTAAATATAAAAAGGTTACAAACTACTCTGGTTTGTAACCTTTTTTTTCTGAATTTCCGTCTTGTCTTTTTATGTTCTCTTCATTTTTGGACAAATATATTTCATAAAGCTCTTGGGCTGTCATTCCAGCCTGCAAACACATACTGACAAAAAAATGCAAAACATCAACAAGTTCTTCTTTTAACGCACTATTATCAATAGG
The nucleotide sequence above comes from Clostridia bacterium. Encoded proteins:
- a CDS encoding dUTPase produces the protein MDKLEHIFEMQQKLNDYILKNHNLENKYTPDVWIQKNILALISELSEVLDEVNFKWWKNSKPIDNSALKEELVDVLHFFVSMCLQAGMTAQELYEIYLSKNEENIKRQDGNSEKKGYKPE
- a CDS encoding YqzL family protein; this encodes MFFGDDLTGMSWNLFTSTGQIGYYLLFKRLSEQNDIIDGVNPPSKRTLLD
- the recO gene encoding DNA repair protein RecO is translated as MEDNIKLTGLVLNTKDYKENDKTANIFTLERGKLSSVFRGVKKPSAKMKMAAQPFCFGEFILIERGNNYITANCTLTESFYDLAYDVDRFLAGCVVLEIIDMATQEGQPNERLFIESLKALKELTYGDTNANVIAVKFIIRTLELIGYKMNFSNCSSCHASVSRPFFSPLRGGLLCPLCKDIDAPPVSLNLINNLKFIDNSDYEKLATIKIEESAAKKLIHFITQAFGELVGCSVKSVINII